The proteins below are encoded in one region of Halichoerus grypus chromosome X, mHalGry1.hap1.1, whole genome shotgun sequence:
- the FLNA gene encoding filamin-A isoform X2: MSSSHSRAGQSAAGAAPGGGADARDAEMPATEKDLAEDAPWKKIQQNTFTRWCNEHLKCVSKRIANLQTDLSDGLRLIALLEVLSQKKMHRKHNQRPTFRQMQLENVSVALEFLDRESIKLVSIDSKAIVDGNLKLILGLIWTLILHYSISMPMWDEEEDEEAKKQTPKQRLLGWIQNKLPQLPITNFSRDWQSGRALGALVDSCAPGLCPDWDSWDASKPVNNAREAMQQADDWLGIPQVITPEEIVDPNVDEHSVMTYLSQFPKAKLKPGAPLRPKLNPKKARAYGPGIEPAGNMVKKRAEFTVETRSAGQGEVLVYVEDPAGHQEEAKVTANNDKNRTFSVWYVPEVTGTHKVTVLFAGQHIAKSPFEVYVDKSQGDASKVTAQGPGLEPSGNIANKTTYFEIFTAGAGTGEVEVVIQDPAGQKGTVEPQLEARGDSTYRCSYQPTMEGVHTVHVTFAGVPIPRSPYTVTVGQACNPGACRAVGRGLQPKGVRVKESADFKVYTKGAGSGELKVTVKGPKGEERVKQKDLGDGVYGFEYYPLVPGTYTVTITWGGQNIGRSPFEVKVGTECGNQKVRAWGPGLEGGVVGKSADFVVEAIGDDVGTLGFSVEGPSQARIECDDKGDGSCDVRYWPQEAGEYAVHVLCNSEDIRLSPFMADIREAPQDFHPDRVKARGPGLEKTGVAVNKPAEFTVDAKHGGKASLRVQVQDNEGCPVEAAVKDNGNGTYSCSYVPRKPVKHTAMVSWGGVSIPNSPFRVNVGAGSHPNKVKVYGPGVAKTGLKAHEPTYFTVDCAEAGQGDVSIGIKCAPGVVGPTEADIDFDIIRNDNDTFTVKYTPRGAGSYTIMVLFADQATPTSPIRVKVEPSHDASKVKAEGPGLSRTGVELGKPTHFTVNAKAAGKGKLDVQFSGLAKGDAVRDVDIIDHHDNTYTVKYTPVQQGPVGINVTYGGDPIPKSPFSVGVSPSLDLSKIKVSGLGEKVDVGKDQEFTVKSKGAGGQGKVASKITGPSGTVVPCKVEPGLGADNSVVRFVPREEGPYEVEVTYDGVSVPGSPFPVEALPPTKPSKVKAFGPGLQGGSAGSPARFTIDTKGAGMGGLGLTVEGPCEAQLECLDNGDGTCSVSYVPTEPGDYNINILFADTHIPGSPFKAHVVPCFDASKVKCSGPGLERATAGEAGQFHVDCSSAGSAELTIEICSEAGLPAEVHIQDHGDGTHTITYIPLCPGAYTVTIKYGGQPVPNFPSKLQVEPAVDTSGVQCYGPGIEGQGVFREATTEFSVDARALTQTGGPHVKARVTNPSGNLTETYVQDCGDGTYKVEYTPYEEGLHSVDVTYDGSPVPSSPFQVPVTEGCDPSRVRVHGPGIQSGTTNKPNKFTVETRGAGTGGLGLAVEGPSEAKMSCMDNKDGSCSVEYTPYEAGTYSLNVTYGGHQVPGSPFKVPVHDVTDASKVKCSGPGLSPGMVRANLPQSFQVDTSKAGVAPLQVKVQGPKGLVEPVDVVDNADGTQTVNYVPSREGPYSISVLYGEEEVPRSPFKVKVLPTHDASKVKASGPGLNTTGVPASLPVEFTIDAKDAGEGLLAVQITDPEGKPKKTHIQDNHDGTYTVAYVPDVTGRYTILIKYGGDEIPFSPYRVRAVPTGDASKCTVTGAGIGPTIQIGEETVITVDTKAAGKGKVTCTVCTPDGSEVDVDVVENEDGTFDIFYTAPQPGKYVICVRFGGEHVPNSPFQVTALAGDQPTAQPPLRPQQLAPSYTYAQGGQQTWAPERPLMGVNGLDVTSLRPFDLVIPFTIKKGEITGEVRMPSGKVAQPAITDNKDGTVTVRYAPSEAGLHEMDIRYDHMHIPGSPLQFYVDYVNCGHVTAYGPGLTHGVVNKPAVFTVNTKDAGEGGLSLAIEGPSKAEISCTDNQDGTCSVSYLPVLPGDYSILVKYNEQHIPGSPFTARVTGDDSMRMSHLKVGSAADIPINISETDLSLLTATVVPPSGREEPCLLKRLRNGHVGISFVPKETGEHLVHVKKNGQHVASSPIPVVISQSEIGDASRVRVSGQGLHEGHTFEPAEFIIDTRDAGYGGLSLSIEGPSKVDINTEDLEDGTCRVTYCPTEPGNYIINIKFADQHVPGSPFSVKVTGEGRVKESITRRRRAPSVANVGSHCDLSLKIPEISIQDMTAQVTSPSGKSHEAEIVEGENHTYCIRFVPAEMGMHTVSVKYKGQHVPGSPFQFTVGPLGEGGAHKVRAGGPGLERAEAGVPAEFSIWTREAGAGGLAIAVEGPSKAEISFEDRKDGSCGVAYVVQEPGDYEVSVKFNEEHIPDSPFVVPVASPSGDARRLTVSSLQESGLKVNQPASFAVSLNGAKGAIDAKVHSPSGALEECYVTEIDQDKYAVRFIPRENGVYLIDVKFNGTHIPGSPFKIRVGEPGHGGDPGLVSAYGAGLEGGVTGSPAEFIVNTSNAGAGALSVTIDGPSKVKMDCQECPEGYRVTYTPMAPGSYLISIKYGGPYHIGGSPFKAKVTGPRLVSNHSLHETSSVFVDSLTKTASAPQHGALAGSTDASKVLAKGLGLSKAYAGQKSSFTVDCSKAGNNMLLVGVHGPRTPCEEILVKHVGSRLYSVSYLLKDKGEYTLVVKWGDEHIPGSPYRVLVP, encoded by the exons ATGAGTAGCTCCCACTCCCGGGCGGGCCAGAGCGCGGCAGGCGCGGCTCCGGGCGGCGGTGCCGACGCGCGAGACGCCGAGATGCCAGCCACCGAGAAGGACCTGGCAGAGGACGCGCCGTGGAAGAAGATCCAGCAGAACACGTTCACGCGCTGGTGCAACGAGCACCTGAAGTGCGTGAGCAAGCGCATCGCCAACCTGCAGACGGACCTGAGCGATGGGCTGCGGCTCATCGCGCTGCTGGAGGTGCTCAGCCAGAAGAAGATGCACCGCAAGCACAACCAGAGGCCCACCTTCCGCCAGATGCAGCTCGAGAACGTGTCCGTGGCGCTCGAGTTCCTGGACCGTGAGAGCATCAAGCTCGTGTCCATCG ACAGCAAGGCCATCGTGGATGGGAACCTGAAGCTGATCTTGGGCCTCATCTGGACCCTGATCCTGCACTACTCCATCTCCATGCCCATgtgggatgaggaggaggatgaggaagcCAAGAAGCAGACGCCTAAGCAGCGGCTCCTGGGCTGGATTCAGAATAAGCTGCCGCAGCTGCCCATCACCAACTTCAGCCGGGACTGGCAGAGCGGCAGGGCCCTGGGTGCCCTCGTCGACAGCTGTGCCCCAG GCCTATGCCCTGACTGGGACTCCTGGGATGCCAGCAAGCCCGTGAACAACGCGAGGGAGGCCATGCAGCAGGCTGATGATTGGCTGGGCATCCCTCAG GTGATCACACCCGAGGAAATCGTGGATCCCAATGTGGACGAGCACTCCGTCATGACCTACCTGTCCCAGTTCCCCAAGGCCAAGCTGAAGCCAGGAGCTCCCCTGCGGCCCAAACTAAACCCAAAGAAAGCCCGAGCCTATGGGCCAG GCATCGAGCCCGCAGGCAACATGGTGAAGAAGCGCGCGGAATTCACCGTGGAGACCAGAAGTGCTGGCCAGGGAGAGGTGCTGGTGTACGTGGAGGACCCAGCCGGCCACCAGGAAGAG GCAAAGGTGACCGCCAATAATGACAAGAACCGGACCTTCTCTGTCTGGTACGTCCCCGAAGTGACGGGGACTCACAAG GTCACCGTGCTCTTTGCCGGCCAGCATATCGCCAAGAGTCCCTTCGAGGTGTATGTGGACAAGTCCCAGGGGGATGCGAGCAAAGTGACCGCCCAGGGCCCTGGCCTGGAGCCCAGTGGCAACATCGCCAACAAGACCACCTACTTTGAGATCTTCACAGCAG GGGCTGGCACGGGCGAGGTGGAAGTTGTGATCCAGGACCCTGCGGGCCAGAAGGGCACCGTGGAGCCTCAGCTGGAGGCCCGGGGCGACAGCACGTACCGCTGCAGCTACCAGCCCACCATGGAGGGCGTCCACACGGTGCACGTCACCTTCGCCGGCGTGCCCATCCCTCGAAGCCCCTACACTGTCACTGTTGGCCAAG CCTGTAACCCGGGCGCCTGCCGTGCCGTTGGCCGTGGCCTCCAGCCCAAGGGTGTGCGGGTGAAGGAGAGCGCGGACTTCAAGGTGTACACGAAGGGCGCCGGCAGCGGAGAGCTGAAGGTCACCGTGAAGGGGCCCA AGGGCGAGGAGCGTGTGAAGCAGAAGGACCTGGGGGACGGCGTCTATGGCTTCGAGTATTACCCCCTGGTCCCCGGCACGTACACTGTCACCATCACGTGGGGTGGCCAGAACATCGGGCGCAG TCCCTTTGAGGTGAAGGTGGGCACGGAGTGCGGCAACCAGAAGGTGCGGGCCTGGGGCCCCGGGCTGGAAGGCGGCGTCGTGGGCAAGTCGGCCGACTTCGTGGTGGAGGCCATCGGGGACGACGTCGGCACCCTGG GCTTCTCGGTGGAGGGCCCGTCGCAGGCCAGGATTGAGTGCGACGACAAGGGCGACGGCTCCTGCGACGTGCGCTACTGGCCCCAGGAGGCCGGCGAGTACGCCGTGCACGTGCTGTGCAACAGCGAGGACATCCGCCTCAGCCCCTTCATGGCCGACATCCGCGAGGCGCCCCAGGACTTCCACCCAGACAGG GTGAAGGCACGCGGGCCTGGACTGGAGAAGACGGGCGTGGCTGTCAATAAGCCGGCAGAGTTCACGGTGGACGCCAAGCATGGTGGGAAGGCCAGTCTCCGGGTCCAAGTCCAG GACAACGAGGGATGCCCCGTGGAGGCGGCAGTCAAGGACAACGGCAACGGCACTTACAGCTGCTCGTACGTGCCCAGGAAGCCGGTGAAGCACACGGCCATGGTGTCCTGGGGCGGCGTCAGCATTCCCAACAGCCCCTTCCGG GTGAACGTGGGAGCCGGTAGCCACCCGAACAAGGTCAAGGTATATGGCCCAGGAGTAGCCAAGACAGGGCTCAAGGCTCATGAGCCAACCTACTTCACTGTGGATTGCGCCGAGGCCGGCCAGG GGGACGTCAGCATTGGCATCAAGTGTGCCCCTGGCGTGGTGGGCCCCACTGAGGCCGACATCGACTTTGACATCATCCGTAACGACAACGACACCTTCACAGTGAAGTACACACCGCGCGGGGCTGGCAGCTACACCATCATGGTCCTCTTTGCTGACCAG GCCACGCCCACCAGCCCCATCCGGGTCAAGGTGGAGCCCTCCCATGATGCCAGCAAGGTGAAGGCTGAGGGCCCTGGCCTCAGTCGCACTG GTGTTGAGCTTGGCAAACCCACCCACTTCACGGTCAATGCCAAAGCTGCTGGCAAAGGCAAGCTGGACGTCCAGTTCTCAGGGCTGGCCAAGGGGGACGCAGTGCGCGATGTGGACATCATTGACCACCACGACAACACCTACACGGTCAAGTACACTCCCGTGCAGCAG GGTCCAGTGGGCATCAATGTCACTTACGGAGGGGACCCCATCCCCAAGAGCCCCTTCTCGGTGGGGGTGTCTCCAAGCCTAGACCTCAgcaagatcaaggtgtctggCCTGGGAGAGA AGGTGGATGTCGGCAAAGATCAGGAGTTCACAGTCAAATCGAAGGGTGCTGGTGGCCAAGGCAAAGTGGCATCCAAGATCACGGGCCCCTCGGGCACAGTAGTGCCCTGCAAGGtggagccaggcctgggggctGACAACAGCGTGGTGCGCTTTGTGCCCCGAGAGGAGGGGCCCTATGAGGTCGAGGTGACTTACGACGGCGTGTCTGTGCCTGGCAGCCCCTTTCCTGTGgaagccctgccccccaccaagcCTAGCAAG GTGAAGGCGTTTGGGCCAGGGCTGCAGGGGGGCAGTGCGGGCTCCCCTGCGCGCTTCACCATCGATACCAAGGGTGCCGGCATGGGTGGCCTGGGCCTGACAGTGGAGGGCCCCTGCGAGGCCCAGCTCGAGTGCCTGGACAACGGGGATGGCACATGCTCTGTGTCCTATGTGCCCACCGAACCCGGGGACTACAATATCAACATCCTCTTCGCTGATACCCACATCCCCGGTTCCCCGTTCAAGGCCCACGTGGTGCCCTGCTTCGACGCATCCAAAGTCAAGTGCTCAGGCCCCGGCTTGGAGCGGGCCACGGCCGGGGAGGCGGGTCAGTTCCACGTAGACTGCTCGAGCGCAGGCAGCGCGGAGCTGACCATCGAAATCTGCTCGGAGGCGGGGCTGCCGGCCGAGGTGCACATCCAGGACCACGGTGACGGCACGCACACCATCACCTACATCCCGCTTTGCCCTGGGGCCTACACTGTCACCATCAAGTACGGTGGCCAGCCTGTGCCCAACTTCCCCAGCAAGCTGCAGGTGGAGCCTGCGGTCGACACGTCGGGCGTCCAGTGCTATGGGCCTGGGATCGAGGGCCAAG GTGTCTTCCGAGAGGCTACCACTGAGTTCAGTGTGGATGCCCGCGCTCTGACCCAGACCGGAGGGCCCCACGTCAAGGCTCGTGTGACCAACCCCTCAGGTAACCTGACCGAGACCTACGTGCAGGACTGTGGTGACGGCACCTACAAAGTGGAGTACACGCCGTATGAGGAGG GACTCCACTCCGTGGACGTGACCTATGATGGCAGCCCCGTGCCCAGCAGCCCGTTTCAGGTGCCTGTGACCGAGGGCTGTGACCCTTCCCGAGTGCGTGTCCACGGGCCAGGTATCCAAAGCGGCACCACCAACAAGCCCAACAAGTTCACCGTGGAGACCAG GGGAGCTGGCACTGGGGGCCTGGGCCTGGCTGTCGAGGGCCCCTCCGAGGCCAAGATGTCCTGCATGGACAACAAGGACGGCAGCTGTTCGGTCGAGTATACCCCCTACGAGGCTGGCACCTACAGCCTTAACGTCACTTACGGTGGCCACCAAGTCCCAG GCAGTCCTTTCAAGGTCCCCGTGCATGATGTGACAGATGCATCCAAAGTCAAGTGCTCTGGGCCTGGCCTGAGCCCTGGCATGGTCCGGGCCAACCTCCCTCAGTCCTTCCAGGTAGACACGAGCAAGGCTGGCGTGGCCCCACTGCAGGTCAAAGTGCAGGGGCCCAAAG GCCTGGTGGAGCCTGTGGACGTCGTGGACAACGCTGATGGCACCCAGACCGTAAACTACGTGCCCAGCCGGGAGGGGCCCTATAGCATCTCAGTGCTGTACGGGGAGGAAGAGGTGCCCCGCAG CCCCTTCAAGGTCAAGGTGCTGCCTACGCACGATGCCAGCAAGGTGAAGGCCAGTGGCCCCGGGCTCAATACTACCGGTGTGCCCGCCAGCCTGCCCGTGGAGTTCACCATCGACGCGAAGGACGCGGGAGAGGGCCTGCTAGCTGTGCAGATCACG GACCCTGAGGGCAAGCCCAAGAAGACGCACATCCAAGACAACCACGATGGCACGTACACGGTGGCCTATGTGCCAGACGTGACGGGCCGCTACACCATCCTGATCAAGTACGGCGGTGACGAGATCCCCTTCTCCCCGTACCGCGTCCGGGCCGTGCCCACCGGAGACGCCAGCAAGTGCACGGTCACAG GTGCTGGCATTGGCCCCACCATCCAGATTGGGGAGGAGACGGTGATCACTGTCGACACCAAGGCAGCAGGCAAAGGGAAGGTGACCTGCACCGTGTGCACGCCCGACGGCTCCGAGGTGGACGTGGATGTGGTGGAGAACGAGGATGGCACCTTTGACATCTTCTACACAGCCCCCCAGCCGGGCAAATATGTCATCTGCGTGCGCTTTGGTGGCGAGCACGTGCCCAACAGCCCTTTCCAAGTGACG GCTCTAGCCGGGGACCAGCCCACAGCACAGCCCCCGCTTCGGCCTCAGCAACTGGCCCCGTCTTACACGTATGCCCAGGGTGGCCAGCAGACCTGG GCCCCAGAGAGACCCCTAATGGGTGTCAATGGGTTGGATGTGACCAGCTTAAGGCCCTTCGACCTTGTCATCCCCTTCACCATCAAGAAAGGCGAAATCACGG GGGAGGTGAGGATGCCCTCGGGCAAGGTGGCACAGCCAGCCATCACGGACAACAAGGACGGCACCGTGACCGTCCGCTATGCTCCCAGCGAGGCTGGCCTGCACGAGATGGACATCCGCTACGATCACATGCACATCCCAG GAAGCCCCCTGCAGTTCTATGTGGATTACGTCAACTGCGGCCACGTCACAGCCTATGGGCCTGGCCTCACCCACGGAGTGGTGAACAAGCCTGCTGTCTTCACCGTGAACACCAAGGATGCAGGAGAGG GGGGCTTGTCCCTGGCCATCGAGGGCCCATCCAAAGCAGAAATCAGCTGCACTGACAACCAAGATGGGACCTGCAGCGTCTCCTACCTGCCCGTGCTGCCCGGGGATTACAGCATCCTGGTCAAGTACAACGAGCAGCACATCCCGGGCAGCCCCTTCACCGCCAGGGTCACAG GTGACGACTCCATGCGCATGTCCCACCTGAAGGTGGGCTCTGCTGCTGACATCCCCATCAATATCTCCGAGACGGACCTCAGCCTGCTGACGGCCACGGTCGTGCCCCCCTCGGGCCGGGAGGAGCCCTGTCTGCTGAAGCGACTGCGCAATGGCCACGTGG GGATCTCGTTCGTGCCCAAGGAGACCGGGGAGCACCTGGTGCATGTGAAGAAGAATGGCCAGCACGTGGCGAGCAGCCCCATCCCAGTGGTGATCAGCCAGTCGGAGATTGGGGATGCCAGCCGCGTGCGGGTCTCAGGCCAGGGCCTCCACGAAGGCCACACCTTTGAGCCTGCAGAGTTCATCATTGACACCCGTGATGCAG GCTACGGCGGGCTTAGCTTGTCCATTGAGGGCCCCAGCAAGGTGGACATCAACACAGAGGACCTAGAGGATGGCACATGCAGGGTCACCTACTGCCCCACAGAGCCTGGCAACTACATCATCAACATCAAGTTCGCTGACCAGCACGTGCCTG GCAGCCCCTTCTCTGTGAAGGTAACAGGAGAGGGCCGGGTGAAAGAGAGCATCACACGCCGGCGACGGGCCCCTTCGGTGGCCAATGTTGGCAGTCATTGCGACCTCAGCCTGAAGATCCCTG AAATTAGCATCCAGGACATGACAGCCCAGGTAACCAGCCCGTCAGGCAAGAGCCACGAGGCCGAGATTGTGGAAGGGGAGAACCACACCTACTGCATCCGCTTTGTGCCTGCCGAGATGGGCATGCACACAGTCAGCGTCAAGTACAAGGGCCAGCACGTGCCCGGGAGCCCCTTCCAGTTCACTGTGGGGcccctgggggaagggggagcccACAAAGTCCGTGCTGGAGGCCCTGGCCTGGAGAGGGCTGAAGCCGGAGTGCCAG CTGAATTTAGCATCTGGACCAGGGAAGCTGGTGCTGGGGGCCTGGCCATTGCTGTTGAGGGCCCCAGCAAGGCCGAGATCTCCTTCGAGGACCGCAAGGACGGCTCCTGCGGTGTGGCTTATGTGGTCCAGGAGCCAG GTGACTACGAGGTCTCGGTCAAGTTCAACGAGGAACACATCCCCGACAGCCCCTTCGTAGTACCGGTGGCTTCTCCGTCTGGCGATGCCCGCCGCCTTACTGTTTCTAGTCTTCAG GAGTCAGGGCTAAAGGTCAACCAGCCAGCCTCTTTTGCAGTCAGCCTGAATGGGGCCAAGGGGGCGATCGATGCTAAGGTGCACAGCCCCTCGGGAGCCCTGGAGGAGTGCTATGTCACAGAGATCGACCAAG ATAAGTATGCTGTACGCTTCATCCCGCGGGAGAATGGTGTCTACCTGATTGACGTCAAGTTCAATGGCACCCACATTCCTGGAAGCCCCTTCAAGATCCGAGTTGGGGAGCCTGGGCATGGAGGGGACCCAGGCCTGGTGTCCGCCTATGGAGCTGGCCTAGAAGGTGGGGTCACAG GGAGCCCAGCTGAGTTTATCGTGAACACGAGCAACGCTGGAGCGGGTGCCCTGTCAGTAACCATCGATGGGCCCTCCAAGGTGAAGATGGATTGCCAGGAGTGCCCTGAGGGCTACCGTGTCACTTATACTCCCATGGCACCTGGCAGCTACCTCATCTCCATCAAGTATGGTGGCCCCTACCACATTGGGGGCAGCCCCTTCAAGGCCAAAGTCACAG GTCCCCGTCTCGTCAGCAACCACAGCCTCCATGAGACATCATCCGTGTTTGTGGACTCCCTGACCAAGACTGCCAGTGCCCCCCAGCATGGGGCCCTGGCAGGTTCCACTGATGCCAGCAAGGTGCTGGCCAAGGGCCTGGGGCTGAGCAAGGCCTACGCGGGCCAAAAGAGCAGCTTCACGGTGGACTGCAGCAAAGCAG GCAACAACATGCTGCTGGTAGGGGTGCATGGCCCCCGGACACCCTGCGAGGAGATCCTGGTGAAGCACGTGGGCAGCCGGCTCTACAGTGTGTCTTACCTGCTCAAGGACAAGGGAGAGTACACGCTGGTGGTCAAGTGGGGCGATGAGCACATCCCAGGCAGCCCCTACCGTGTCCTGGTCCCCTGA